The proteins below are encoded in one region of Arthrobacter sp. CJ23:
- a CDS encoding electron transfer flavoprotein subunit alpha/FixB family protein, with amino-acid sequence MSNILALVEISHRGEIAASARGLLAAAARLGTPVAVVASARPLTDDDVARLGQLGAVRIHSAVTAAADTVLVTPALEALSGAVELFQPAAVVVPNSVDGREVAARLAVRTGGGLLLDAVELRGGQGTVAVQHSVFGGAYRVESMVEGGLPIITVRQGAIEDQAPPAVPELTVISLDGTAWDASSAKAAVIDAFNDDATGSARPELRSAATVVSGGRGLGSAENFVLVEQLADALGAAVGASRAAVDAGYVGHAAQVGQTGVSVSPQLYIALGISGAIQHRAGMQTAKTIVAINKDGDAPIFDVADFGIVGDVFTVVPELIEALNANRNVHV; translated from the coding sequence ATGTCGAACATCCTGGCGCTTGTTGAAATTTCCCACCGCGGCGAGATCGCCGCTTCTGCCCGGGGGCTGCTGGCCGCCGCCGCAAGGCTCGGCACTCCGGTTGCAGTGGTTGCCTCGGCCCGTCCCTTGACGGACGACGACGTCGCGCGGCTTGGCCAGCTGGGTGCGGTCCGGATCCATTCCGCCGTGACTGCTGCCGCGGACACGGTCCTGGTAACGCCCGCACTGGAGGCGCTGAGCGGCGCCGTCGAGCTCTTCCAGCCCGCCGCCGTCGTTGTCCCGAATTCCGTGGACGGGCGCGAAGTCGCCGCCCGGCTGGCGGTCCGGACCGGGGGAGGCCTCCTGCTCGATGCCGTGGAGCTGCGCGGCGGGCAAGGCACGGTGGCTGTCCAGCACTCGGTGTTTGGCGGCGCGTACAGGGTCGAATCCATGGTGGAGGGCGGTCTGCCGATCATCACCGTCCGGCAGGGGGCCATCGAGGACCAAGCGCCCCCCGCGGTTCCGGAGCTCACGGTGATCTCCTTGGACGGGACCGCCTGGGATGCCTCCTCCGCGAAGGCGGCCGTGATCGACGCCTTCAACGACGACGCCACCGGCTCTGCCCGCCCTGAACTGCGCAGCGCAGCCACCGTGGTTTCAGGCGGCCGCGGCCTGGGGTCCGCCGAGAACTTCGTCCTCGTGGAGCAGCTGGCCGATGCGCTGGGCGCTGCGGTCGGGGCCTCACGCGCCGCCGTCGACGCCGGCTATGTTGGCCACGCCGCCCAGGTGGGCCAGACCGGCGTCAGTGTTTCCCCGCAGCTGTACATCGCCCTGGGCATCTCCGGGGCCATCCAGCACCGGGCAGGGATGCAGACGGCCAAAACCATTGTGGCCATCAACAAGGACGGTGACGCGCCCATCTTCGATGTGGCCGACTTCGGCATCGTGGGCGACGTCTTCACCGTTGTTCCCGAACTCATCGAGGCCCTCAACGCGAACAGGAATGTCCATGTTTGA
- a CDS encoding electron transfer flavoprotein subunit beta/FixA family protein, whose product MKIVVLIKQVPDTAEERTLDLATRQVDRGSAERVMDEINERALEVALQLKDADKRTEVVALTMGPDEATQALRKALSMGADAGVHVLDGSLAGADAARTAVTLAAALKTTGFDLVLAGNESTDGRGGVVPAMVAEHLGLPLLGSLASADISEGMVRGVRQGENGTLNVHAVLPAVVSVTERSAEARFPNFKGILTAKRKPVTTLSAAGLGLPAAAEGIARTVVVSTAERPARAVGKKITDEGNAAAELAGFLVTNRLV is encoded by the coding sequence ATGAAGATCGTCGTGCTGATCAAGCAGGTGCCGGACACGGCCGAGGAACGGACACTGGACCTGGCCACCAGGCAAGTGGACCGCGGCTCGGCCGAGCGCGTGATGGATGAGATCAACGAGCGCGCCCTCGAGGTGGCCCTGCAGCTCAAGGATGCCGACAAGCGCACCGAGGTGGTGGCCCTGACCATGGGCCCGGATGAGGCCACCCAGGCACTTCGCAAGGCGCTGTCCATGGGGGCCGACGCGGGCGTGCACGTCCTTGACGGCTCCCTGGCCGGCGCCGACGCCGCCCGCACGGCGGTGACCCTGGCGGCGGCGCTGAAGACCACCGGCTTCGACCTGGTTCTGGCAGGCAACGAGTCAACCGACGGCCGCGGCGGCGTGGTCCCCGCCATGGTGGCCGAGCACCTGGGCCTGCCGCTGCTGGGCTCGCTGGCCTCGGCCGACATCTCCGAGGGCATGGTCCGCGGCGTCCGCCAGGGTGAGAACGGCACGCTCAACGTCCACGCGGTCCTGCCTGCAGTGGTCAGCGTGACCGAGCGCAGCGCCGAGGCCCGGTTCCCCAACTTCAAGGGCATCCTTACGGCCAAGCGCAAACCTGTAACCACCCTGTCCGCCGCCGGACTTGGCTTGCCAGCGGCAGCTGAGGGCATTGCCCGGACCGTGGTGGTATCCACGGCCGAACGCCCTGCCCGTGCGGTCGGCAAGAAGATCACCGATGAAGGAAACGCCGCTGCCGAGCTGGCCGGGTTCCTTGTCACGAACCGTTTGGTCTGA
- a CDS encoding UPF0182 family protein codes for MSRPASSNPPGRPPLRRGALTPTLIVVAVAVVGFIFFANVWTDVLWYQQLGFFEVYVRENLARIITFLVGFILMFAAVFYAIRIAYHARPVYAPDAESRDNLNRYQAQLEPVRRVVMVGLPVLFGLFAGSAAASQWQKVLLFFNQEQFGQTDPQFGLDISFYLMTLPFLGFLTGFLISIAVVAGIAGILTHYLYGSIRLMERGIFTSRAAQIHLAVTGAFFLLLLGANFWLDSYATLQSSNPGRWAGALYTDVNAVIPTKAILAVAAGLVAILFIVAAVIGRWRLPVIGTAMLIITAILAGGVYPWVIQQFQVRPSEQTLENKFIERNISMTRSAYGLDKVQASAYEATTTATTGALAKDASTAANIRLLDPNLVSSAFGQLEQYRPYYQFPKSLNVDRYTVDGKVQDTVIAVRELNVDNVSQGQQTWVNRHTVYTHGYGVVAAKGNKFTADGKPEFLLSGIPSTGVLGNDTNYQPRIYFGENTLDYSIVGAPEGAAHREQDRPAGKDATADTQYTFTGNGGPNVGNWLNKILYSIKFQSSDLLLSDGVNEKSQILYDRTPRERVEKVAPYLTVDGNAYPAVVDGRVKWIVDGYTTSQYFPYSQQQQLQSATSDSQTTAGRTAVLPNTAVNYIRNSVKATVDAYDGSVTLYAWDDQDPILKSWQKIFPSTIKPFTEMSGQLMSHVRYPEDLFKVQRELLGRYHVTDADRFYNNVDAWSVPNDPTVTDPVKQPPFYMSLQMPDQDKPAFQLTSSFIPQVVNGNARNILYGFLAADSDAGSVQGVKSENYGQLRLLQLPTDTQVPGPGQAQNKFNSDPEVSRELNLLRQGASDVLNGNLLTLPVGGGLLYVQPVYLKSTGETSYPTLQRVLVAFGDKVGFAPTLDEALDELFGGDSGATAGDSANNGQTPGTPGTTPTTPGTADAKADLKAALDEANKAIADGQAALAKGDFAGYGAQQTKLSEALKKAIDAETRLGVVPEPVTTPSPSPSASPSPSASK; via the coding sequence TTGTCCCGTCCCGCCAGCTCCAACCCGCCCGGAAGACCGCCGCTGAGACGGGGTGCCCTGACGCCGACTTTGATCGTCGTCGCGGTGGCCGTCGTGGGCTTCATCTTCTTCGCCAACGTCTGGACTGATGTCCTCTGGTACCAGCAGCTGGGCTTCTTCGAAGTCTACGTCCGGGAAAACCTGGCCCGGATCATCACCTTCCTGGTCGGCTTCATCCTGATGTTCGCGGCCGTGTTCTACGCCATCCGCATCGCCTACCACGCCCGGCCCGTGTATGCCCCGGACGCCGAATCCCGCGACAACCTCAACCGCTACCAGGCGCAGCTTGAACCTGTGCGCCGCGTGGTCATGGTGGGCCTGCCGGTGCTGTTCGGTCTCTTTGCCGGCAGCGCGGCCGCCAGCCAGTGGCAGAAGGTGCTGCTGTTCTTCAACCAGGAGCAGTTCGGCCAGACGGACCCGCAGTTCGGCCTGGACATCAGTTTCTACCTGATGACACTGCCGTTCCTGGGCTTCCTCACCGGCTTCCTCATCAGCATCGCGGTGGTGGCGGGCATCGCCGGCATCCTGACCCACTACCTCTACGGCAGCATCCGGCTCATGGAACGCGGCATTTTCACCAGCCGCGCAGCCCAGATCCACCTCGCTGTCACCGGTGCGTTCTTCCTCCTGCTGCTGGGCGCCAACTTCTGGCTGGACAGCTACGCCACACTGCAGAGCTCCAACCCGGGGCGCTGGGCCGGTGCGCTGTACACGGACGTGAACGCGGTCATCCCCACGAAGGCGATCCTCGCCGTCGCCGCGGGATTGGTAGCCATCCTGTTCATCGTGGCCGCCGTGATCGGCCGCTGGCGCCTCCCGGTGATCGGCACTGCAATGCTGATCATCACGGCCATCCTGGCCGGCGGCGTCTACCCGTGGGTCATCCAGCAGTTCCAGGTCCGCCCTTCCGAGCAGACCCTGGAAAACAAGTTCATTGAGCGCAATATCTCCATGACGCGCTCCGCTTACGGCCTGGACAAGGTCCAGGCATCCGCGTATGAGGCCACCACCACTGCCACCACGGGCGCCCTGGCCAAGGACGCATCGACGGCGGCCAACATCCGCCTCCTGGACCCGAACCTGGTGTCCTCCGCCTTCGGCCAGCTGGAACAGTACCGCCCGTACTACCAGTTCCCTAAGAGCCTGAATGTGGACCGGTACACCGTGGACGGCAAGGTCCAGGACACCGTCATCGCGGTCCGTGAACTGAATGTGGACAATGTCAGCCAAGGCCAGCAGACATGGGTCAACCGGCACACGGTCTACACCCACGGCTACGGCGTGGTAGCGGCGAAGGGCAACAAGTTCACCGCCGACGGCAAGCCCGAGTTCCTGCTCTCCGGCATCCCCTCCACCGGCGTGCTCGGCAACGACACCAACTACCAGCCGCGCATCTACTTCGGTGAAAACACCCTGGACTACTCCATTGTGGGGGCCCCGGAAGGTGCCGCCCACCGTGAACAGGACCGTCCCGCCGGTAAGGACGCCACCGCCGACACCCAGTACACCTTCACGGGCAACGGCGGCCCGAACGTCGGCAACTGGCTGAACAAGATCCTGTACTCCATCAAGTTCCAGTCCTCGGACCTGTTGCTCTCCGATGGCGTCAACGAGAAGTCCCAGATCCTCTACGACCGCACGCCCCGCGAGCGCGTCGAAAAGGTGGCCCCCTATCTGACGGTGGACGGCAACGCCTACCCGGCCGTGGTGGACGGCCGCGTGAAGTGGATCGTGGACGGCTACACCACCAGCCAGTACTTCCCGTACTCCCAGCAGCAGCAGCTGCAGAGCGCCACCTCCGATTCGCAGACCACCGCAGGGCGCACCGCCGTCCTCCCGAACACCGCCGTGAACTACATCCGGAACTCGGTCAAGGCCACCGTGGACGCCTATGACGGCTCGGTGACCCTGTACGCCTGGGACGACCAGGACCCCATCCTGAAATCGTGGCAGAAGATCTTCCCGAGCACCATCAAGCCGTTCACGGAGATGTCCGGCCAGCTCATGAGCCACGTCCGTTACCCGGAGGACCTGTTCAAGGTCCAGCGTGAACTGCTGGGACGCTACCACGTCACCGACGCGGACCGGTTCTACAACAACGTTGACGCCTGGAGCGTTCCGAACGACCCCACGGTCACGGATCCTGTCAAGCAGCCGCCGTTCTACATGTCGCTGCAGATGCCGGACCAGGACAAGCCGGCCTTCCAGCTGACCTCGTCCTTCATCCCGCAGGTGGTCAACGGCAACGCCCGCAACATCCTCTACGGCTTCCTGGCCGCGGACTCCGATGCGGGCAGCGTCCAGGGCGTCAAGTCCGAGAACTACGGGCAGTTGCGCCTCCTGCAGCTGCCTACGGACACGCAGGTGCCCGGACCCGGCCAGGCCCAGAACAAGTTCAACTCCGATCCGGAAGTATCGCGGGAGCTGAACCTGCTGCGCCAGGGCGCCTCCGATGTGCTGAACGGCAACTTGTTGACCCTTCCCGTGGGTGGCGGTCTGCTGTACGTGCAGCCGGTCTACCTGAAGTCCACCGGTGAGACGTCCTACCCCACGCTGCAGCGCGTCCTGGTGGCTTTCGGCGACAAGGTGGGCTTCGCGCCCACCCTCGACGAAGCCTTGGATGAGCTCTTCGGCGGCGATTCCGGCGCCACGGCAGGCGACTCGGCGAACAACGGGCAGACGCCCGGCACGCCGGGGACCACTCCGACCACACCCGGCACCGCCGATGCCAAGGCAGACCTGAAGGCGGCCCTGGACGAGGCCAACAAGGCCATCGCGGACGGCCAGGCCGCCCTCGCCAAGGGCGACTTCGCCGGCTACGGCGCCCAGCAGACCAAGCTGTCGGAGGCCCTGAAGAAGGCCATCGACGCCGAGACCCGCCTGGGTGTGGTCCCGGAACCGGTCACGACGCCGAGCCCGTCACCGAGCGCCAGCCCGTCGCCGTCGGCCAGCAAATAA
- a CDS encoding PDZ domain-containing protein, with amino-acid sequence MTTLPPPAEPADPASTFDAGWQPVPPEPPRDKRYRIMMVSGLLALGLGIGAAALPVPYVIESPGPVFNTLGTSGDHPVISVRGHESYPAKGRLDLTTVYISGGPKGPVTIFDAFRAWVDSTQAVYPEELVFPKGVTEEQSAQESTVAMATSQENAVAAALRELKIPFGQKLQIAGLSDSSASAGKLQEGDVFTSINGKPASTLSTIQAELAAGAGAPAVVVVDRNGTPITETITPGKGTSGRYVLGVLLGYDFTFPFDVSISLDNVGGPSAGMMFALGIMDTVTPGDLTGGKHIAGTGTISPEGEVGPIGGIAQKMHSAREGGATMFLAPAENCDDVVGHVPEGLQVVKVATLSEATAAVERLAAGQDTARLPACSNN; translated from the coding sequence TTGACTACTTTGCCGCCCCCCGCTGAACCAGCGGATCCGGCGTCCACGTTCGACGCCGGCTGGCAGCCCGTGCCGCCGGAACCGCCGCGGGATAAGCGCTACAGGATCATGATGGTCTCCGGCCTTCTGGCGCTGGGCCTGGGCATCGGCGCAGCCGCCCTTCCCGTGCCGTACGTCATCGAGTCGCCCGGTCCCGTCTTCAACACCCTGGGCACCAGCGGCGACCATCCCGTCATCTCCGTCCGCGGACATGAGAGCTATCCGGCCAAGGGCCGCCTGGATCTCACGACCGTCTACATCAGCGGCGGCCCGAAGGGCCCGGTGACCATTTTCGACGCCTTCAGGGCATGGGTGGACAGCACGCAGGCGGTCTATCCGGAGGAACTGGTGTTCCCCAAGGGTGTCACCGAAGAGCAGTCGGCGCAGGAAAGCACCGTGGCGATGGCCACCTCCCAGGAGAACGCTGTGGCGGCTGCGCTCCGGGAACTGAAGATCCCCTTCGGGCAGAAGCTGCAGATCGCGGGGCTCAGCGATTCCTCGGCCTCGGCCGGGAAACTGCAGGAAGGCGACGTTTTCACTTCCATCAACGGCAAGCCCGCAAGCACCCTCAGCACCATCCAGGCCGAGCTGGCCGCCGGCGCCGGGGCACCCGCCGTCGTGGTGGTTGACCGCAACGGCACCCCGATAACGGAAACCATCACGCCCGGCAAGGGCACTTCCGGCCGCTACGTGCTCGGGGTGCTGCTCGGGTACGACTTCACGTTCCCGTTCGATGTCAGCATTTCCCTCGACAACGTCGGCGGCCCCAGCGCCGGAATGATGTTCGCCCTGGGGATCATGGACACCGTGACGCCGGGCGATCTGACGGGCGGAAAGCACATCGCCGGAACCGGTACCATTTCGCCGGAAGGCGAGGTAGGGCCCATTGGCGGGATCGCCCAGAAGATGCACAGTGCCCGGGAGGGCGGCGCCACCATGTTCCTGGCTCCCGCGGAGAACTGTGACGACGTGGTGGGCCACGTTCCGGAGGGGCTCCAGGTGGTCAAGGTGGCCACACTGTCGGAGGCGACAGCCGCCGTGGAGCGGCTCGCCGCCGGACAGGACACGGCGCGCCTTCCCGCATGCTCCAACAACTAG
- a CDS encoding zinc-dependent metalloprotease, with protein sequence MTSNPNNPSNDDDTPKDPLAEMLQNLMGGQGLGNIDPAELAKAAGLPNDPQLLQQMFAQVQAMMSSTSEGPVNWQLAHENARRVAAAGSDPSVNSAQAREIDEALRLAELWLDPVTDLSATGLIGRAWSRAEWVEATLGTWKRLTEPVANSIANALSDALSQQMPEEMKSMMGGASNVLQNMGGAIFGMQLGQAIGALSAEVVSSTDIGVPLADLEMALLPANVAKFGEGLSLPENDVRLFLAVREAAHARLFVQVPWLRGHLLGAIEAYARGIHIDMSRIEDLARDLDPSNPEGIQEALSQGVFTPERTPEQTAALEKLETALALVEGWVDELTAAATEKLLPSATALRETVRRRRATGGPAEHAFSSLVGLELRPRRLREAATLWATLTKERGIAGRDAIWHHPDLLPTGEDLDDPLGFSERRRLAEASDSEVDDALQKLLSGGYDTPAEGPSDAAGPEDGDAPDGTDSGEAKA encoded by the coding sequence ATGACCTCCAACCCCAACAACCCGTCCAACGACGACGACACGCCCAAGGATCCGCTGGCAGAGATGCTGCAGAACCTGATGGGCGGGCAGGGACTGGGGAACATCGATCCCGCTGAACTGGCCAAGGCAGCCGGCCTGCCCAACGATCCCCAGCTCCTCCAGCAGATGTTCGCCCAGGTGCAGGCCATGATGAGCTCCACCTCCGAGGGGCCCGTCAACTGGCAGCTGGCGCATGAGAACGCGCGCCGTGTTGCGGCCGCCGGCAGCGACCCATCCGTGAATTCCGCGCAGGCCCGCGAGATCGACGAGGCCCTGCGCCTGGCCGAGCTGTGGCTGGACCCCGTCACCGACCTTTCCGCCACGGGCCTCATCGGAAGGGCCTGGTCCCGTGCCGAGTGGGTCGAAGCAACCCTGGGCACCTGGAAGCGCCTCACCGAACCGGTGGCCAACAGCATCGCCAACGCGCTTTCGGACGCTTTGTCCCAGCAGATGCCCGAAGAGATGAAGTCCATGATGGGCGGCGCGTCCAACGTGCTGCAGAACATGGGCGGCGCCATCTTCGGCATGCAGCTGGGCCAGGCCATCGGCGCCCTTTCAGCAGAGGTCGTCAGCTCCACTGATATCGGCGTGCCGCTCGCGGACCTGGAAATGGCCCTGCTGCCCGCCAACGTGGCGAAGTTCGGTGAAGGGCTCAGCCTGCCGGAGAACGACGTCCGCCTGTTCCTGGCCGTCCGCGAGGCCGCGCATGCGCGCCTGTTCGTACAGGTTCCGTGGCTCCGTGGCCACCTTCTCGGAGCGATCGAGGCCTACGCCCGCGGCATCCACATCGACATGTCCCGCATCGAGGACCTCGCCCGCGATCTGGATCCCAGCAACCCGGAAGGCATCCAGGAAGCCCTGTCGCAGGGTGTCTTCACCCCGGAACGCACCCCGGAGCAGACGGCGGCCCTGGAGAAGCTGGAAACCGCGCTGGCGCTGGTGGAGGGCTGGGTGGACGAACTCACGGCCGCCGCCACGGAAAAGCTCCTGCCTTCGGCCACGGCCCTGCGCGAAACGGTCCGCCGCCGCCGCGCCACGGGCGGCCCCGCCGAACACGCCTTCTCCTCCCTCGTGGGCCTTGAACTGCGCCCGCGCCGGCTTCGGGAGGCGGCCACGCTGTGGGCGACACTCACCAAGGAACGGGGCATCGCAGGCCGCGACGCCATCTGGCACCACCCCGATCTCCTGCCGACCGGCGAAGACCTGGACGATCCCCTGGGCTTCTCCGAGCGGCGGCGCCTGGCCGAAGCCAGCGACAGCGAGGTGGACGACGCCCTGCAGAAGCTGCTCAGCGGCGGCTACGACACCCCGGCCGAAGGCCCTTCCGATGCTGCAGGGCCGGAAGACGGCGATGCTCCGGACGGAACGGATTCCGGCGAAGCCAAGGCCTAA
- a CDS encoding M48 family metallopeptidase: MPPIAGDLTTGDLTTDDGAPVIVRRSVRRSRTVAAFWEDGKAVVAIPAHFTKAQESEWVRRMLDKLRKQGERRTRGGGRRRPASDAALAEHAAVLSRTYLGGRAVPTSVRWVGNQNSRWGSATPADGSIRLSDKLRPMPQWVIDYVLLHELAHLLIAGHNAAFWRLLEAYPETERAKAFLEGVTFATSRGLGQDEGA; this comes from the coding sequence ATGCCGCCCATTGCCGGCGACTTGACCACCGGCGACTTGACCACCGATGACGGCGCCCCCGTGATCGTCCGACGTTCGGTCAGGCGCAGCCGCACCGTGGCGGCGTTCTGGGAGGACGGCAAAGCCGTGGTTGCCATTCCCGCCCACTTCACGAAGGCGCAGGAGAGCGAGTGGGTCCGGCGGATGCTGGACAAGCTGCGCAAGCAGGGGGAGCGCCGCACCCGGGGCGGCGGGAGGCGCCGCCCCGCCAGCGATGCCGCACTCGCCGAACATGCCGCCGTGCTCTCCCGGACGTACCTGGGCGGCCGGGCGGTCCCGACGTCGGTCCGCTGGGTGGGCAACCAGAACTCACGTTGGGGATCGGCCACGCCGGCGGACGGGAGCATCAGGCTCTCTGACAAGCTGCGGCCCATGCCGCAGTGGGTGATCGACTACGTGCTGCTGCACGAGCTCGCGCACCTGCTCATCGCCGGGCACAACGCCGCCTTCTGGCGGCTGCTGGAGGCCTACCCGGAGACCGAACGTGCCAAGGCCTTCCTGGAAGGCGTCACCTTCGCCACTTCGCGCGGGCTGGGCCAGGACGAAGGCGCTTAG
- a CDS encoding ATP-dependent DNA helicase UvrD2 has translation MTEGIFDAGTSLEERILGGLDSEQREVATTLTGPLCVLAGAGTGKTRAITHRIAYGVHSGVYSPQRLLAVTFTARAAAEMRSRLRDLGVGNVQARTFHAAALRQLQFFWPQAIGGTLPNLLDHKANMIAEAARRLRLSTDRASIRDLAAEIEWAKVSMLTPANYLENAQGRGTPGGFDLTAVSRVFQSYEDIKTDRNVIDFEDVLLITVGILQEDPKVAATVREQYRHFVVDEYQDVSPLQQRLLELWLGGRDELCVVGDSSQTIYSFTGASPKHLLGFKAQYPGANVVKLVRDYRSTPQVVKLANDLLGSRRSGGPMADAAWAAPLKLVAQRPAGPEPRFMECPDDEAEAAVVAGRIRELLDAGVKASEVAILFRTNGQSEAYEQALASAGIGYQLRGGERFFARKEVRDAILQLRAATRAVAEGPREPLGQVVRDIVASLGYTDAAPHNGGALRERWESLAALVALADELAVSRGGEFTLAEFVNELQERSVAQHAPTVQGVTLASLHAAKGLEWDAVFLVGLSEGLMPISFADTPESVDEERRLLYVGITRAREHLTLSWSTARTPGGRANRKPSRFLDGLRPDSVVGASARSRSGPSKRKAAAPASCRVCGSMLATGAERKVGRCSQCPPTYEEQTFEALRQWRKDEAQSNEVPAYVVFTDATLTAIAEAKPASLEELSTLAGVGPSKLEKYGEAVLAVLAENTGE, from the coding sequence GTGACAGAAGGCATTTTCGACGCCGGTACTTCCCTGGAGGAGCGCATCCTGGGCGGCCTTGATTCCGAGCAGCGCGAAGTCGCCACAACGCTCACGGGCCCCCTGTGCGTCCTCGCGGGTGCCGGCACCGGCAAGACCCGGGCCATCACGCACCGCATCGCCTACGGCGTGCATTCCGGGGTCTACAGTCCGCAGCGGCTCCTCGCTGTCACGTTCACCGCCCGCGCCGCGGCGGAAATGCGCAGCCGCCTCCGCGATCTGGGCGTCGGCAATGTACAAGCCCGGACCTTCCACGCCGCGGCGCTGAGGCAGCTGCAGTTCTTCTGGCCCCAGGCCATCGGCGGCACGCTGCCCAACCTCCTGGACCACAAGGCCAACATGATTGCCGAGGCCGCACGGCGTCTGCGTCTCAGCACGGACCGGGCCTCCATCCGCGACCTCGCAGCGGAGATTGAATGGGCCAAGGTGTCCATGTTGACTCCGGCGAACTACCTGGAGAACGCCCAGGGCCGCGGCACTCCCGGCGGTTTCGACCTCACGGCGGTCTCCCGGGTGTTCCAGTCCTACGAAGACATCAAGACGGACCGCAACGTGATCGACTTCGAGGACGTGCTCCTGATCACGGTCGGCATCCTCCAGGAAGATCCCAAGGTGGCGGCCACGGTCCGGGAGCAGTACCGGCACTTCGTGGTGGACGAATACCAGGACGTTTCCCCGCTGCAGCAGCGGCTCCTCGAACTGTGGCTGGGCGGCCGGGATGAACTCTGCGTGGTGGGCGATTCCAGCCAGACCATCTACTCCTTCACGGGAGCATCGCCCAAGCATCTGCTCGGCTTCAAGGCGCAGTACCCGGGCGCCAATGTGGTCAAGCTGGTCCGCGACTACCGTTCCACCCCGCAGGTGGTGAAGCTCGCGAACGATCTCCTGGGCTCGCGCCGCAGCGGCGGCCCCATGGCCGACGCCGCGTGGGCAGCCCCGCTCAAGCTCGTTGCCCAGCGGCCGGCCGGCCCCGAGCCGCGCTTCATGGAATGCCCGGACGACGAGGCAGAGGCCGCCGTCGTGGCCGGCAGGATCCGTGAACTGCTCGACGCCGGCGTGAAGGCCAGCGAGGTGGCCATCCTGTTCCGCACCAACGGGCAGTCGGAAGCCTATGAACAGGCACTGGCCTCGGCCGGCATCGGCTACCAGCTCCGCGGCGGCGAAAGGTTCTTCGCCCGCAAGGAGGTCCGCGACGCCATCCTGCAGCTGCGTGCGGCCACGCGGGCCGTGGCAGAAGGCCCCCGGGAGCCGCTCGGCCAGGTCGTCCGGGACATTGTCGCCTCATTGGGCTACACCGATGCCGCCCCGCACAACGGCGGTGCATTGCGCGAACGCTGGGAATCGCTGGCCGCCCTCGTGGCCCTGGCCGATGAGCTGGCCGTCAGCAGGGGCGGGGAGTTCACCCTGGCGGAGTTCGTCAATGAGCTCCAGGAACGCTCCGTGGCCCAGCACGCACCCACCGTCCAGGGCGTCACGCTGGCCTCGCTGCACGCCGCCAAGGGCCTGGAATGGGACGCCGTGTTCCTGGTGGGCCTCAGCGAGGGGCTCATGCCCATTTCCTTCGCCGACACCCCGGAAAGCGTGGACGAGGAACGGCGCCTGCTCTATGTGGGCATCACCCGTGCGCGCGAGCACCTCACGCTGTCGTGGTCCACGGCCCGCACTCCCGGCGGCCGCGCCAACCGCAAGCCCTCCCGTTTCCTTGATGGGCTGCGTCCGGATTCCGTGGTCGGTGCCAGCGCCCGCAGCCGTAGCGGGCCGAGCAAGCGCAAGGCCGCGGCGCCGGCGTCGTGCAGGGTCTGCGGCAGCATGCTGGCCACCGGTGCCGAGCGCAAGGTGGGGCGCTGCAGCCAGTGCCCGCCCACGTACGAGGAACAGACCTTCGAGGCCTTGCGGCAGTGGCGCAAGGACGAGGCCCAGTCCAACGAGGTGCCCGCTTACGTGGTCTTCACGGACGCCACGCTCACGGCCATTGCCGAGGCCAAGCCCGCCAGCCTTGAAGAGCTGTCCACGCTGGCCGGCGTCGGACCGTCCAAGCTTGAGAAGTACGGCGAAGCGGTGCTCGCTGTCCTGGCTGAGAACACGGGCGAGTAA